In Zhaonella formicivorans, one DNA window encodes the following:
- a CDS encoding class II aldolase/adducin family protein has product MNNRSIIREQIRETGLKMLGSGLVVGTWGNISARVPGEDLIAITPSGMNYDVLQPEDIVLVALNGEVKEGERKPSIELPLHLAIYCARKDIQAVVHTHSAYATAMAAARKPIPGAVEDLVQIVGGDVRVCEYALPGTAQLGANAVKALEGRNAVLLPNHGMVGAGTNLDEALKICQVVEKSAKITILAQAVGGVVELSQEDTAAMRDFYLHKYGQR; this is encoded by the coding sequence ATGAATAACAGAAGTATAATCAGAGAACAAATCAGGGAAACGGGTCTTAAAATGCTTGGTTCAGGTTTGGTAGTGGGGACCTGGGGCAATATCAGCGCCAGGGTGCCGGGGGAAGATTTGATAGCTATTACTCCCAGCGGCATGAATTATGACGTGCTTCAACCGGAAGATATTGTACTGGTTGCGCTGAACGGCGAGGTTAAGGAGGGGGAACGTAAACCTTCAATAGAATTGCCTTTGCATTTAGCCATTTACTGTGCCAGGAAAGATATTCAAGCTGTTGTCCATACCCATAGTGCTTATGCAACCGCTATGGCTGCAGCCCGCAAGCCCATTCCCGGAGCTGTGGAGGATTTGGTACAAATTGTTGGGGGAGATGTGCGGGTATGTGAGTATGCTTTGCCGGGTACAGCTCAACTTGGTGCTAACGCAGTTAAAGCTTTAGAAGGAAGGAATGCGGTCCTTTTGCCGAATCACGGCATGGTCGGGGCAGGCACTAACCTGGATGAAGCATTAAAAATTTGCCAGGTGGTGGAAAAATCAGCTAAAATAACTATTTTAGCCCAGGCTGTCGGTGGAGTGGTGGAACTGTCGCAGGAAGATACAGCAGCCATGAGAGACTTTTACTTGCATAAATACGGACAGAGGTGA
- the csaB gene encoding polysaccharide pyruvyl transferase CsaB, with protein sequence MARIVLSGYYGFNNTGDEAVLFSILRTLRSLKPELKFTVLSNDPAKTSKQYGVEAVNRWKLKDVFRALSQADLFISGGGSLLQDTTSPKSILYYLGVVWLAKLMGKPVIYYAQGIGPITSGVGKKLVPLVSNKVDVITVRDQASKELLTELGVTGPPVYVTADAVFSLYHREIERKPGQELLERCGIKPEDKLPMVGISVRQWKNLTGYQRVLARLGDELIRQGYRVVLLPFQFPDDVCACREIARLMQEEPVLIKEQCSVTEMLGVLGELQLVVGMRLHALIMAAVMGVPAVGISYDPKVDSFLKLTEQPNAGRVETLDFEVLSREVFGVLAKREAAVAKLAERVGELRVESRQTAELALNLLK encoded by the coding sequence ATGGCTAGGATAGTGTTGTCCGGGTATTACGGCTTTAACAATACGGGGGATGAGGCGGTGCTCTTCAGCATCCTGCGCACTTTGCGTTCTCTAAAACCGGAGCTGAAGTTCACAGTGCTCTCCAACGACCCGGCAAAGACAAGCAAACAGTACGGGGTGGAGGCTGTCAACCGCTGGAAATTGAAGGACGTGTTTCGTGCATTAAGCCAGGCGGACTTGTTCATCAGCGGCGGGGGGAGTCTCTTGCAGGATACCACCAGTCCCAAAAGCATCCTTTATTACCTGGGTGTTGTCTGGCTGGCAAAGCTTATGGGCAAGCCGGTAATTTACTACGCCCAGGGGATAGGTCCCATTACCTCCGGCGTGGGTAAAAAGCTGGTGCCGTTGGTGTCCAACAAGGTAGATGTGATTACTGTGCGAGACCAGGCCTCCAAGGAGTTGTTGACCGAGCTGGGGGTCACCGGGCCTCCGGTTTATGTCACCGCCGATGCAGTGTTCAGCCTCTACCACCGAGAGATAGAAAGAAAACCGGGACAGGAGCTTTTGGAACGCTGCGGCATAAAGCCGGAAGACAAACTGCCTATGGTGGGAATTTCCGTGCGGCAGTGGAAAAATCTGACCGGCTACCAAAGGGTTCTGGCCCGGCTGGGGGATGAGCTCATACGGCAAGGTTACCGGGTGGTGCTTTTGCCTTTCCAGTTTCCTGATGACGTCTGTGCCTGTCGGGAAATTGCCCGTTTGATGCAGGAGGAACCGGTGCTCATCAAGGAACAGTGCAGCGTTACCGAAATGCTGGGGGTGCTGGGAGAACTGCAGCTGGTAGTGGGGATGCGCCTCCATGCGCTGATCATGGCTGCAGTCATGGGAGTCCCGGCGGTGGGGATTTCTTACGACCCCAAGGTGGACAGCTTCCTGAAGCTGACGGAGCAGCCCAATGCAGGCCGGGTGGAGACGCTGGACTTCGAGGTCCTCTCCCGGGAAGTGTTTGGCGTGTTGGCCAAACGGGAAGCAGCAGTGGCCAAGCTCGCTGAACGGGTCGGTGAACTCAGGGTGGAATCCCGTCAGACGGCAGAGCTAGCGCTGAATTTGCTAAAATGA
- a CDS encoding ABC transporter ATP-binding protein gives MVHNKDNAGQVIRVKDLSFRYKAQKEKKALDGINLTVNKGQFVVIMGPSGAGKSTLANCLNGLIPNFIKGKYEGQVEVMGKNPAKEKVGAMSKEIGLVFQDFESQLFSTNTKLEIVFGPENFNVPREEMEEIIARIIKVVNLEGLENRQPATLSGGQKQRLAIGSVLAIQPKIVCMDEPTTDLDPLGKLGIFQIAKALHQDKDFTLLIIEHETEEALEADRILVMDKGQIAKDGSPEEILREVDYFDSIGIMPLQVPKYFHSLGVPQNELPLTPDEGLKKWSQMGLAIAEDRYASLLEQDKAREQNYGEVILAVKDLEHMYGNGNKVLHGIDLEIRKGEFLAVLGHNGSGKTTLVKHFNGLLLPTGGQVVVKGKDTKKHSIFEIGKDVGYVFQNPDHQIFSDTVFEEVAFSPKMRGCSKEEIEQRVKEALKAVDMEGYENEDPFSLTKGERQRIAVASVLSAQPDIIILDEPTTGLDYKEQRRMMELVKKLNENGHTIIIVTHTMWVVAEYAHKVAVIKDGYMSMYGRTREVFGREEDLLASYLKTPHVVSLSNMLGRTVLSVEELLYCTARS, from the coding sequence ATGGTTCATAACAAGGATAATGCTGGACAGGTTATTAGAGTTAAAGACCTTTCTTTCAGGTATAAGGCGCAGAAGGAAAAAAAAGCTCTGGACGGTATTAACCTGACGGTTAATAAAGGGCAGTTTGTAGTGATCATGGGGCCGAGCGGTGCCGGCAAATCTACTCTGGCCAACTGCTTAAACGGGCTTATTCCTAATTTTATCAAAGGCAAATATGAAGGACAGGTTGAGGTGATGGGCAAAAACCCGGCTAAAGAAAAAGTTGGCGCTATGTCCAAGGAAATAGGGCTGGTTTTCCAGGACTTTGAATCCCAGCTTTTTTCCACAAATACTAAGCTGGAGATTGTTTTCGGACCGGAGAACTTCAATGTGCCCAGGGAAGAGATGGAAGAGATCATTGCCAGGATTATAAAAGTAGTTAATTTGGAGGGCCTGGAAAACAGGCAGCCTGCCACCCTTTCCGGCGGGCAGAAGCAAAGGCTGGCAATTGGCTCGGTGCTGGCTATTCAGCCAAAGATAGTCTGCATGGATGAACCGACGACTGATTTGGATCCCCTTGGCAAGCTCGGCATATTCCAGATTGCGAAGGCTTTGCACCAGGATAAGGATTTTACGCTGTTGATCATTGAACATGAAACTGAAGAAGCTTTGGAAGCCGACCGGATTCTGGTCATGGACAAAGGGCAAATTGCCAAAGACGGCAGCCCGGAAGAAATCCTCCGGGAAGTGGATTATTTTGACTCCATAGGCATTATGCCGCTGCAAGTGCCCAAGTATTTCCACTCTCTGGGCGTGCCCCAAAATGAGCTTCCCCTGACCCCGGACGAAGGTTTGAAAAAATGGAGTCAGATGGGGCTGGCAATTGCTGAAGACAGGTATGCGTCACTGTTGGAACAGGATAAAGCCAGGGAGCAAAATTACGGGGAGGTAATACTGGCCGTAAAAGACCTTGAGCATATGTACGGCAACGGGAATAAGGTCCTGCACGGTATCGACCTTGAGATCAGAAAAGGGGAATTTTTGGCAGTTCTGGGTCATAACGGGAGCGGTAAGACTACCCTTGTCAAGCATTTCAACGGGCTCCTTTTGCCGACAGGAGGACAGGTTGTTGTAAAAGGCAAGGATACGAAAAAACACTCTATCTTTGAAATCGGCAAAGATGTGGGCTATGTCTTTCAAAACCCCGACCACCAGATTTTTTCCGATACCGTGTTCGAAGAGGTAGCATTTAGTCCCAAGATGAGAGGATGCTCTAAAGAGGAAATAGAGCAGCGGGTAAAAGAAGCCTTAAAGGCAGTGGATATGGAAGGCTATGAAAATGAAGACCCTTTCTCACTGACCAAGGGAGAGCGGCAGAGAATAGCTGTTGCCTCTGTATTGTCGGCTCAGCCGGATATAATCATCCTTGATGAACCAACCACCGGGCTTGATTATAAAGAACAGCGCCGGATGATGGAGCTGGTCAAGAAACTGAACGAAAACGGCCATACCATTATCATTGTTACCCATACTATGTGGGTAGTGGCCGAGTATGCCCATAAGGTTGCGGTTATTAAGGACGGGTATATGTCCATGTACGGCAGGACAAGGGAAGTGTTTGGCAGGGAAGAAGATTTGTTAGCTTCCTATTTAAAAACACCTCATGTTGTTTCTTTGAGCAATATGCTCGGCAGAACAGTCCTCTCCGTTGAAGAATTGCTGTACTGCACTGCAAGAAGCTGA
- a CDS encoding GntR family transcriptional regulator, translating into MKLKAANITLSHMAREHILTLIEEKGYKYNDKLPTELQIQEMLGVSRSTVREALALLEQEGIVRKVQGKGTFLNKVPVKIKDGLEELKSVTETIRSFGYKPGTKGFKIKKVMPDKDMVEKLKLQKGEEVYTFERIRTADGNVAVYCLDSFPVRYFQDELPDDDFAGSMFDYLEERLGIRIDSAVAEIVPVFFTGEICKKLGLKENSGFLLLKQIHYDTQGNPIIYSLDYFNTDVFKFMVNRKRKEG; encoded by the coding sequence ATGAAACTTAAAGCAGCCAATATTACTTTAAGCCATATGGCAAGAGAACATATTCTAACACTTATTGAGGAAAAAGGCTACAAGTATAATGATAAACTTCCCACCGAATTGCAAATTCAGGAGATGCTGGGAGTAAGCCGTTCCACCGTCAGAGAAGCACTGGCCCTTTTGGAACAGGAGGGGATTGTGCGCAAAGTTCAGGGCAAAGGAACTTTTTTGAACAAGGTGCCTGTGAAGATTAAAGACGGCTTGGAAGAACTTAAAAGTGTCACTGAAACCATACGCAGCTTTGGATATAAACCCGGTACCAAAGGGTTCAAGATCAAAAAAGTTATGCCTGACAAGGATATGGTTGAAAAGCTGAAACTGCAAAAAGGAGAAGAAGTATATACTTTTGAACGGATCAGGACAGCCGACGGCAACGTAGCCGTATATTGTTTGGACAGCTTTCCGGTCAGGTATTTTCAGGATGAGCTTCCGGATGATGATTTTGCAGGTTCCATGTTCGACTACCTGGAAGAAAGGCTTGGCATCAGGATTGACTCCGCTGTTGCCGAAATTGTGCCTGTATTTTTTACCGGGGAGATCTGCAAAAAGTTAGGCCTTAAAGAAAACAGCGGTTTTTTGTTGTTAAAGCAGATTCACTACGATACCCAAGGCAACCCGATCATTTATTCTCTCGATTACTTTAATACCGATGTGTTTAAGTTTATGGTCAACAGAAAAAGAAAAGAAGGATGA
- a CDS encoding amino acid ABC transporter permease, which produces MTYEWLVKIVSNYWPMFLRGAGVTLFISIIGTILGSIIGLLIGVVRTIPMPEAGMKKVLLKIINALLSAYVEFFRGTPMIVQAMVIYYGSALAFGIDMDRMVAAIFIVSINTGAYMAEIVRGGIISVDKGQFEAAHAIGMNHFQTMQNVVLPQVIRNILPATGNEFVINIKDTSVLNVISVTELFFQTKSIAGNNFRYFESFFVASIIYFIMTFTVTRILRFIERKLDGPENYDLTGNQMQVDRPEDMLRRTKDWPNKY; this is translated from the coding sequence ATGACATATGAATGGTTAGTAAAAATTGTTTCCAATTATTGGCCGATGTTTCTTCGCGGAGCCGGGGTAACGCTTTTTATTTCTATTATAGGTACTATTTTGGGCTCTATCATTGGTTTACTAATAGGGGTTGTACGTACTATCCCAATGCCTGAGGCAGGAATGAAAAAAGTACTTCTTAAGATAATTAATGCTCTTCTTTCTGCTTATGTGGAGTTCTTCAGGGGAACACCTATGATTGTACAAGCTATGGTTATTTACTATGGTTCGGCTCTAGCCTTTGGAATAGATATGGATCGAATGGTTGCGGCAATTTTTATAGTATCCATCAATACAGGGGCGTACATGGCGGAAATTGTTCGCGGAGGTATCATTTCTGTTGACAAGGGACAGTTTGAAGCTGCCCATGCGATCGGCATGAATCATTTCCAAACTATGCAAAATGTTGTTTTGCCCCAGGTAATTCGTAATATTTTACCGGCAACAGGTAATGAATTTGTAATAAATATTAAAGATACCTCGGTTTTAAACGTTATTTCTGTAACAGAATTGTTTTTCCAAACAAAATCAATTGCCGGAAACAACTTCAGATACTTCGAATCATTTTTTGTGGCCAGCATTATTTATTTTATAATGACCTTTACAGTGACAAGAATTTTACGTTTTATTGAAAGAAAATTGGACGGTCCGGAAAATTATGATCTGACCGGCAATCAGATGCAAGTGGATAGGCCAGAAGATATGCTGCGTAGGACAAAGGACTGGCCTAACAAATACTAG
- a CDS encoding S-methyl-5'-thioinosine phosphorylase has protein sequence MRAAIIGGTGVYGMQVDSRVERVSTPFGTVEVDLCRFGDKEIVFLARHGRKHSTPPHLINFRANMRALKELDVKYIYATGAVGSCNERFNPGEIVLLKDFIDFTKQRPVTFYDGKEGVIHASMADPYCKNLRELFWQEAQKEGLKVAGEAVYVCTEGPRFETAAEIKMYSRLGGDVVGMTNVPEVVLAKELGMCYAAVGIITNWCTGMGREVELEEIMAAVESNKTNLTNLFVKILLHAELAQNNCQCSKALMKL, from the coding sequence GTGAGAGCGGCAATTATCGGAGGGACAGGGGTTTACGGCATGCAGGTTGACAGCCGCGTTGAAAGGGTGAGTACCCCCTTTGGTACGGTGGAAGTTGATTTATGCCGTTTCGGGGACAAAGAAATCGTGTTTTTGGCCCGCCACGGCAGGAAGCATTCCACGCCGCCCCATTTGATTAATTTCCGGGCGAACATGCGGGCCCTTAAGGAATTGGATGTAAAATATATTTATGCCACAGGTGCCGTTGGCTCGTGCAATGAAAGGTTTAATCCGGGTGAAATAGTTTTACTGAAAGACTTTATAGATTTTACCAAACAACGACCTGTTACCTTCTATGACGGCAAAGAAGGTGTTATACATGCTTCCATGGCAGACCCTTATTGTAAGAACCTCAGGGAGCTTTTTTGGCAGGAAGCCCAAAAAGAGGGTCTTAAGGTAGCAGGGGAAGCGGTCTATGTCTGTACTGAGGGGCCGAGATTTGAGACTGCCGCCGAAATTAAGATGTACAGCCGGTTAGGAGGTGATGTAGTAGGGATGACCAATGTGCCCGAAGTTGTGCTGGCCAAAGAACTGGGCATGTGTTATGCGGCAGTGGGAATTATTACCAACTGGTGTACGGGCATGGGCCGGGAAGTGGAACTGGAAGAGATCATGGCTGCGGTGGAGAGCAACAAGACAAACTTAACGAACTTATTTGTCAAAATTTTATTACATGCAGAATTAGCCCAAAATAATTGTCAATGCAGTAAGGCATTAATGAAATTATAG
- a CDS encoding amino acid ABC transporter ATP-binding protein gives MEKVLDIQHLSKSFGTNEVLKDINFSVNKGEVVCIIGSSGSGKSTLLRCINLLEKPSGGQIIYNGKNILDEKHDIYAYRTKMGMVFQQFNLFNNHNVLNNCVVGQVKVLKRTREEAEKVAMKYLQVVGMEKYINAKPKQLSGGQKQRVAIARALSMEPDVMLFDEPTSALDPEMVGEVLKVMKELAESGLTMLVVTHEMGFARDVADRVVFMDKGVIAEEGSPEQIFNNPKQERTREFLKRVLSEM, from the coding sequence ATGGAAAAAGTACTTGATATCCAACATTTAAGTAAATCCTTTGGTACTAATGAAGTTTTAAAAGACATTAATTTTTCCGTAAACAAAGGAGAAGTAGTCTGTATTATCGGTTCCTCTGGTTCAGGTAAATCAACCCTCCTTCGTTGCATCAATCTTCTAGAAAAACCAAGTGGCGGACAGATCATTTATAATGGCAAAAATATTTTAGATGAGAAGCATGACATCTATGCCTATCGCACCAAAATGGGGATGGTATTTCAACAATTCAACTTATTTAATAATCATAACGTTTTAAATAATTGTGTTGTTGGGCAAGTTAAGGTTTTAAAAAGGACTAGGGAAGAAGCGGAAAAAGTGGCAATGAAATATTTGCAGGTTGTAGGCATGGAAAAATATATTAACGCTAAACCCAAACAATTATCTGGAGGTCAAAAACAGCGGGTGGCTATTGCCAGGGCACTTTCCATGGAACCGGATGTTATGTTGTTTGACGAGCCTACTTCAGCCTTGGATCCTGAGATGGTTGGGGAAGTCCTGAAGGTTATGAAGGAACTTGCTGAATCCGGTCTAACCATGTTAGTAGTAACCCATGAGATGGGCTTTGCCAGAGATGTGGCTGACCGGGTAGTATTCATGGATAAGGGAGTCATTGCTGAAGAAGGAAGCCCGGAGCAAATCTTTAATAATCCAAAACAAGAACGAACCAGGGAATTTTTAAAACGTGTTTTGAGCGAGATGTGA
- the mtnA gene encoding S-methyl-5-thioribose-1-phosphate isomerase produces the protein MEIKSIEFKDEVLRLIDQRKLPLVCEVVECKTYREVEFAIRDMIVRGAPAIGAAGAFGVVLAAKEFKHLPKEEFLTELAAANKCIAAARPTAVNLMWAVAKMEGVINANRDLEPDGIYRLLAQEADRIAMEDIAANKAMARWGNEIVPHGATILTHCNTGALATVGYGTALGVIREAHRTGKRIKVYADETRPRLQGARLTAWELVREGIPSTLIPDSVAPTLIRDGKIDLVLVGADRIALNGDTANKIGTYMLSEIARRFAVPFYVVAPVSTIDFAIESGAQIVIEERDKKEVTHVGGEQVAPLEIEVYNPAFDVTPHENITGIITEKGIIRAPFRENILKLKE, from the coding sequence TTGGAAATAAAAAGCATTGAATTTAAAGATGAAGTTCTTAGGCTTATCGACCAGCGCAAGCTGCCACTGGTATGTGAAGTGGTGGAATGTAAGACGTATCGCGAAGTGGAATTTGCCATCCGCGATATGATTGTCAGGGGAGCACCTGCCATCGGGGCAGCAGGTGCCTTCGGGGTGGTGCTGGCCGCAAAGGAGTTCAAACATCTTCCGAAAGAGGAGTTTTTAACTGAGCTGGCTGCCGCCAATAAATGCATTGCTGCAGCCAGGCCCACTGCAGTTAACCTCATGTGGGCCGTTGCTAAAATGGAAGGCGTGATCAATGCTAACAGGGATCTTGAACCGGACGGGATTTACCGGCTGCTGGCACAGGAAGCTGACCGGATTGCCATGGAAGATATTGCCGCCAATAAAGCCATGGCCAGATGGGGCAATGAAATTGTTCCTCATGGTGCAACAATTTTAACTCATTGCAATACGGGTGCACTGGCTACCGTGGGCTATGGAACTGCTCTGGGCGTTATCCGGGAGGCCCACCGCACGGGTAAAAGGATAAAAGTCTACGCGGACGAAACAAGACCCAGGTTGCAGGGTGCAAGGCTCACAGCATGGGAACTGGTCCGGGAAGGGATCCCTTCTACACTTATACCTGACAGTGTGGCGCCAACCTTAATCAGGGACGGGAAGATAGACCTTGTCCTGGTTGGTGCGGACCGGATTGCTTTAAACGGGGATACAGCAAACAAAATCGGTACTTATATGCTGTCGGAAATTGCCAGGAGATTTGCAGTTCCTTTTTACGTAGTGGCCCCGGTTTCAACCATTGATTTTGCCATTGAGAGCGGTGCACAAATAGTAATTGAGGAGAGAGATAAGAAGGAGGTTACTCATGTGGGGGGCGAACAGGTGGCTCCCCTGGAAATTGAGGTCTACAACCCTGCTTTTGATGTCACCCCCCATGAGAATATTACCGGCATTATTACGGAGAAAGGGATCATCAGGGCACCTTTCAGGGAAAATATTTTAAAACTGAAGGAATAA
- a CDS encoding energy-coupling factor transporter transmembrane component T family protein — translation MEMFLYLDKDTYMHRLDPRTKIFIMLGSFVIAMLCYTLPALLTVGLIVVLYGASGKTLVNLKRIFYILVTIIIFSMVIWSPTAGGVNKIWGPFTWDGMLYGLAMGVKIDVMIIAGMIFLSSTKIEEIAIGLVKLGLPYRAAFAFSTALRLVPMIVANSYTIIQAQKSRGLDLDTGSIVARAKKYVPLLVPVFISLIRGTNVFAMALESKGFGYSDVRSSYLEVGFKKSDLICLGIMLMALAVAVYLKLNFVL, via the coding sequence ATGGAAATGTTCCTGTACCTAGATAAAGACACTTATATGCACCGCCTGGATCCCCGGACAAAAATATTTATCATGCTGGGAAGCTTTGTGATTGCCATGCTGTGTTATACCTTGCCTGCCCTTTTAACCGTAGGTTTAATTGTAGTATTATACGGGGCTTCCGGGAAAACGCTGGTGAACTTAAAAAGAATTTTTTATATCCTGGTCACTATTATAATTTTTTCAATGGTCATCTGGTCGCCGACAGCCGGCGGTGTTAATAAGATTTGGGGGCCTTTTACCTGGGACGGGATGCTTTACGGCTTGGCAATGGGAGTAAAAATAGACGTAATGATTATCGCCGGGATGATTTTCTTAAGTTCGACAAAAATTGAGGAAATAGCCATCGGACTGGTAAAGCTCGGCCTGCCCTATCGTGCCGCCTTCGCCTTTTCTACAGCTTTACGCCTTGTGCCTATGATTGTGGCCAACAGCTACACCATTATTCAGGCCCAGAAATCCAGGGGCCTGGACCTGGACACGGGGAGCATAGTGGCAAGGGCCAAAAAATATGTACCTTTGCTGGTTCCGGTCTTTATTTCCCTGATCAGGGGCACTAACGTCTTTGCCATGGCCTTGGAATCAAAAGGTTTCGGCTACAGCGATGTGCGCAGCAGTTACCTGGAGGTAGGTTTCAAAAAAAGCGACCTTATTTGCCTGGGCATCATGTTGATGGCACTGGCGGTTGCCGTATATTTAAAGTTGAACTTCGTGCTGTAA
- a CDS encoding QueT transporter family protein, whose translation MREVFSMWKHTKMVVLVALSAAVYAAVLIPFKGFPLIPGITEFRPASALPIALGLLFGPAGAWGSAIGNLIGDFFGSLGLGSFFGFIGNFFFAYVPYKLWNKLGLVNADDEEPLALNNSKKIINYILVSILGSAACALIIAWGLEVLKLVPFAALGTIITLNNSIPSIILGLPLMAILYPRIKKWDLLWTDIVDEEELEKNSALGKIGATLMAIGIVGGMALGLFAALGLSGQAAFGAGFSGQGQVGSASVILLAGAGVVLTFIGGILQQ comes from the coding sequence ATGAGAGAAGTATTCAGCATGTGGAAACACACCAAAATGGTGGTGCTGGTTGCCTTAAGTGCCGCTGTTTATGCAGCAGTTTTGATTCCATTTAAAGGGTTTCCTTTGATTCCGGGAATTACCGAATTTCGGCCTGCCAGCGCGTTGCCTATTGCCTTAGGATTGTTATTCGGCCCTGCAGGAGCCTGGGGTTCGGCAATAGGCAATTTAATCGGCGACTTTTTCGGTTCACTGGGCTTGGGCAGTTTCTTTGGCTTTATCGGTAATTTCTTTTTTGCTTACGTGCCTTATAAGTTGTGGAATAAGTTGGGATTGGTCAATGCCGATGATGAAGAACCCCTTGCTTTAAATAATTCTAAAAAAATTATTAATTATATTTTGGTTTCTATATTAGGTTCAGCAGCTTGTGCCCTGATAATTGCCTGGGGCCTTGAAGTATTAAAGCTGGTTCCCTTTGCAGCCCTGGGGACTATAATTACATTAAACAACTCCATTCCTTCGATAATTTTGGGATTGCCCCTGATGGCTATTTTGTATCCCAGAATCAAAAAATGGGATTTGCTTTGGACTGATATTGTTGATGAAGAAGAATTGGAGAAAAACAGCGCCCTGGGTAAAATCGGGGCAACCCTGATGGCAATTGGGATTGTTGGAGGTATGGCGTTGGGATTGTTTGCTGCTTTGGGCCTCAGCGGCCAGGCAGCCTTTGGCGCAGGTTTCAGCGGGCAGGGACAGGTTGGCAGCGCCAGTGTAATACTTTTGGCCGGCGCCGGTGTTGTTTTAACTTTTATCGGAGGCATTTTACAGCAGTAA
- a CDS encoding transporter substrate-binding domain-containing protein, whose product MGRKLSVLVALSLALIVLLTGCGANSSSKEQVSEGGTFRVGMEAGYAPFNWTQMDDSNGAVPIEGTSEYAGGYDVEIAKRIAEGLGKELVIVKTEWDGLIPALTSGKIDAIIAGMSPTAERLKTIDFSDPYYKSDLVMVVKKGGKYEGATSIQDFKGAKITAQLNTFHYTVIDQIEGVIKQPAMDNFPAMRVALESGMIDGYVSERPEGVSATAANENFAMVEFTDGFKTSDADTAIAVGLPKGSDLTEKINEILAGISEEERTRIMDAAIANQPAAQ is encoded by the coding sequence ATGGGAAGAAAATTATCAGTATTAGTAGCCCTATCCTTGGCATTGATTGTGCTCTTAACAGGGTGTGGGGCAAATAGTAGTTCAAAGGAACAAGTATCAGAGGGCGGAACATTTAGGGTAGGCATGGAAGCTGGTTATGCACCATTTAACTGGACGCAAATGGATGATTCCAATGGTGCAGTTCCCATTGAAGGTACATCAGAATATGCGGGCGGATACGATGTAGAAATTGCAAAAAGAATTGCTGAAGGTTTGGGCAAAGAATTAGTTATAGTTAAAACTGAATGGGATGGTCTTATCCCGGCCTTAACCTCAGGTAAAATCGATGCTATTATTGCAGGGATGTCACCAACTGCAGAACGTTTGAAAACAATTGATTTTTCAGATCCCTACTATAAGTCAGATTTAGTTATGGTAGTTAAAAAAGGCGGAAAATATGAAGGGGCAACTTCTATCCAGGATTTCAAGGGGGCAAAAATAACTGCTCAATTAAATACCTTCCACTATACCGTAATTGATCAAATAGAGGGTGTAATTAAGCAGCCTGCGATGGATAATTTTCCTGCAATGAGAGTTGCTCTTGAATCGGGTATGATAGACGGATATGTTTCCGAACGTCCGGAAGGTGTTAGTGCAACGGCTGCCAATGAAAACTTTGCGATGGTAGAATTTACAGATGGATTTAAAACATCGGATGCAGATACAGCAATTGCTGTCGGTCTTCCCAAAGGCAGTGATTTAACAGAAAAAATCAATGAAATACTAGCAGGAATTTCGGAAGAAGAACGTACAAGGATTATGGATGCTGCTATCGCTAATCAACCGGCGGCTCAATAA